DNA sequence from the Candidatus Equadaptatus faecalis genome:
TTTGTCGTACAAGTCCCGCACCCCTGCAATGCAGATTTTACAAATTTTAGATATTATAGCATGGATAAAAGATTTCGGCGCATGTCTGCGGCTTGCAATATGACTGAAAAAAATAGTATAATCAACAAGTTAAGCAAAAAGCTGTTTCGGAGGCGGACTCAGATGGGCAAGGGGCTTGTTATAACCATAGACGGACCTGCAGGCGCCGGAAAAAGCACGGTTGCAAAAAAAACTGCCGCCGAGCTTGGTGTGCCGTATCTTGATTCAGGCGCAATTTACCGTGCCATCACCTGGTATATGCTCCGCGCGGGTATTCCCGCAGAAGAAAGCGGCGCTCTTGAAGCGGCATTGGGCAGCCTGTTTCTTGAAATAACGAAAAACGGAATTTCGGTCAACGGCAGGGACGTTTCAAAAGAAATCCGCACGCCTGAAATTGACAAGAACGTTTCGCCTTATTCCGCACTTAAAATTGTACGCAATTCAGTTCTTGACATCCAGCGCGCACAGGGCAAAAACGGTATTGTCGCGGACGGACGCGACATGGGCACCGTTGTTTATCCCGACGCCGATTTGAAGATTTTTCTTACCGCCGGCGCGGAGGAAAGAGCCAAGCGCCGTTACGAGGAAAGAATTGCCAAGGGGGAGCCTGCCGATTACGAGCAGATTCTTGAACAGGTAAAGGCACGCGACGAATATGACATGAACAGGGAAACAGCGCCGCTGCGGCCTGCGGAAAACTGTGTGGTTATTGATTCAACGCAGATGAACGCAGACGAGGTTGCTTCGGCAATAGCGCAGCTTGCGCGTTCTTTGGGATAAAACGGTCAGTGACGAAGGGGTTGTTGAAATGTATATAAGCATGACAGGATTCAGCAGAACTCAGCTTCAGCGCCCGTGGGGCACCCTGAACCTTGAGCTTTCGAGCGTAAATCACCGCTATCAGGAGATAACGGTTAAGCTGCCGCGCGATTTCGCAGGCTGGGAACCGTGGTTTCACCAGAAACTGCGCGCTGTGTTCCGCCGCGGAAAGGTGCAGGCTAGAATAGAGGTTTTCTGGGCGCAGGATTTCAAAAAAGCGCAGCTGAACAGGGGAATTTTTGACAGCTATTGCAAG
Encoded proteins:
- a CDS encoding (d)CMP kinase; translation: MGKGLVITIDGPAGAGKSTVAKKTAAELGVPYLDSGAIYRAITWYMLRAGIPAEESGALEAALGSLFLEITKNGISVNGRDVSKEIRTPEIDKNVSPYSALKIVRNSVLDIQRAQGKNGIVADGRDMGTVVYPDADLKIFLTAGAEERAKRRYEERIAKGEPADYEQILEQVKARDEYDMNRETAPLRPAENCVVIDSTQMNADEVASAIAQLARSLG